From one Triticum urartu cultivar G1812 chromosome 3, Tu2.1, whole genome shotgun sequence genomic stretch:
- the LOC125544857 gene encoding uncharacterized protein C9orf85 homolog, translating into MSKRAGPPKHQNTYAWKPNLGRKINETEPGGRFRPLSEITGVCQRCRDQIDWKRKYGKYKPIVEPAKCQKCSKRNVRQAYHNVCTGCSKELGICAKCCTSVKQLVGRDAEEANSERKELEEAIRYARERERRTLLRLMNKNKDEESGTSVPKIADRDREGDLFPVASLDEYAEQAVQKDESDEEDARDFVKD; encoded by the exons atgtcGAAGCGAGCTGGTCCCCCGAAGCACCAGAACACCTACGCATGGAAGCCCAACCTCGGCCGGAAGATCAACGAGACC GAGCCCGGGGGCAGGTTCCGGCCTCTGTCGGAGATCACCGGCGTCTGCCAGCGCTGCCGGGACCAAATCGACTGGAAGCGCAA atacgGCAAGTACAAGCCGATTGTTGAGCCTGCAAAATG CCAGAAGTGCAGTAAACGAAACGTCCGGCAGGCATACCACAACGTCTGCACAG GTTGCTCCAAGGAGCTTGGGATTTGTGCCAAGTGCTGCACCTCTGTTAAGCAGCTTGTTGGAAG GGATGCTGAGGAAGCAAACAGTGAGCGCAAAGAACTAGAGGAG GCCATCAGATATGCTAGGGAGAGGGAACGACGGACACTTCTTCGCCTT ATGAACAAAAACAAGGACGAGGAGAGCGGCACATCAGTCCCGAAGATCGCAGACCGAGATCGGGAGGGCGACCTTTTCCCTGTTGCATCCCTTGACGAATATGCTGAACAGGCTGTACAGAAGGATGAGTCTGATGAAGAAGATGCCAGGGATTTTGTGAAAGATTAA
- the LOC125544855 gene encoding UDP-arabinopyranose mutase 1-like, producing the protein MAPLLKDELDIVIPTIRNLEFLEMWRPFFEPYHLIIVQDGDPTRTVMVPEGFDYELYNRNDINRILGPKASCISFKDSACRCFGYMVSKKKYVYTIDDDCFVAKDPTGKDIDALAKHIQNLLCPSTPLFFNTLYDPYQEGADFVRGYPFSLREGVPTAVSHGLWLNIPDYDAPTQLVKPRERNGRYVDAVMTIPKGSLFPMCGMNLAFDRELIGPAMYFGLMGDGQPIGRYDDMWAGWCVKVICDHLGLGVKTGLPYIWHSKASNPFVNLKKEYKGIFWQEDIIPFFQAAKLTKECDTVQKCYISLSQQVREKLGKIDPYFTKLADAMVTWIEAWDMLNSKDSKDSKEADANSKLKGK; encoded by the exons ATGGCGCCACTCCTCAAGGACGAGCTGGACATCGTCATCCCGACGATCCGGAACCTGGAGTTCCTCGAGATGTGGCGGCCCTTCTTCGAGCCGTACCACCTCATCATCGTGCAGGACGGCGACCCCACCAGGACCGTCATGGTGCCCGAGGGCTTCGACTACGAGCTCTACAACCGCAACGACATCAACCGCATCCTCGGCCCCAAGGCCTCCTGCATCTCCTTCAAGGACTCCGCCTGCCGCTGCTTCGGCTACATGGTCTCCAAGAAGAAGTACGTCTACACCATCGACGACGACTGCTTC GTGGCCAAGGACCCCACGGGCAAGGACATCGACGCGCTGGCCAAGCACATCCAGAACCTGCTCTGCCCCTCCACGCCGCTCTTCTTCAACACCCTGTACGACCCCTACCAGGAGGGCGCCGACTTCGTGCGCGGCTACCCGTTCAGCCTCCGGGAGGGCGTGCCCACCGCCGTGTCGCACGGCCTCTGGCTCAACATCCCCGACTACGACGCCCCCACGCAGCTGGTCAAGCCGCGGGAGCGCAACGGCAGGTACGTCGACGCCGTCATGACCATCCCCAAGGGCTCCCTCTTCCCCATGTGCGGCATGAACCTCGCCTTCGACCGCGAGCTCATCGGCCCGGCCATGTACTTCGGCCTCATGGGCGACGGCCAGCCCATCGGACGCTACGACGACATGTGGGCCGGCTGGTGCGTCAAG GTGATCTGCGACCACCTTGGGCTGGGAGTCAAGACGGGGCTGCCCTACATCTGGCACAGCAAGGCCAGCAACCCGTTCGTGAACCTGAAGAAGGAGTACAAGGGCATCTTCTGGCAGGAGGACATCATCCCCTTCTTCCAGGCCGCGAAGCTGACCAAGGAATGCGACACCGTGCAGAAGTGCTACATCTCGCTCTCGCAGCAGGTCAGGGAGAAGCTCGGCAAGATCGACCCCTACTTCACCAAGCTCGCCGACGCCATGGTCACCTGGATCGAGGCCTGGGACATGCTCAACTCCAAGGACTCCAAGGACTCCAAGGAGGCCGACGCCAACAGCAAGCTCAAGGGGAAGTAG
- the LOC125548652 gene encoding uncharacterized protein LOC125548652 — protein sequence MTTKAKLGELMWEHRLRAAAAVAFLAVAVVSISAVGPRLGAVVSFFWPLLVSTGFFLVAITVLLRISPPPSGAEESGKEIIDFVAGCRPEHLLPEASATVEVPPEPEI from the coding sequence ATGACGACCAAGGCGAAGCTCGGGGAGCTAATGTGGGAGCACCGGctgcgtgcggcggcggcggtggcgttcCTCGCCGTCGCCGTGGTGTCGATCTCCGCCGTCGGGCCCAGGCTCGGCGCCGTGGTCTCCTTCTTCTGGCCGCTGCTCGTCTCCACGGGCTTCTTCCTCGTGGCCATCACCGTGCTGCTCCGGATCTCGCCGCCGCCCAGCGGCGCGGAGGAGTCCGGCAAGGAGATCATCGACTTCGTCGCCGGGTGCCGCCCCGAGCACCTCCTCCCGGAGGCGTCCGCCACCGTGGAGGTGCCGCCGGAGCCGGAGATCTGA